Proteins from one Cicer arietinum cultivar CDC Frontier isolate Library 1 chromosome 3, Cicar.CDCFrontier_v2.0, whole genome shotgun sequence genomic window:
- the LOC140919813 gene encoding uncharacterized protein, translating into MDPSIKVKIIIAQIQALHNYTVSYRNAWLGKNKATEQIYGNWEEFYNQLPRWLLVMQTFAPGTIIEMETIPVYHEHVDKTWLYDKYKGSLLVAVAHDGNDNSIPIAYALVEDTVEKVTSKRVPLFSSLTDGQSDLPFL; encoded by the exons ATGGAcccttcaatcaaagtgaagATCATTATTGCTCAGATTCAGGCTTTGCATAACTACACAGTTAGTTATAGAAATGCTTGGTTGGGAAAAAATAAGGCGACCGAACAAATTTATGGCAATTGGGAAGAGTTTTACAATCAACTTCCACGATGGTTATTAGTTATGCAAACGTTTGCTCCAGGAACCATTATTGAAATGGAAACAATCCCAGTTTATCATGAACATG TTGATAAGACTTGGTTATACGACAAGTATAAGGGATCTCTATTGGTAGCAGTTGCACATGATGGAAACGACAATAGCATTCCTATTGCTTATGctcttgtggaag ACACCGTAGAGAAGGTAACTTCCAAACGCGTtcctttgttttcttctttgaCTGATGGGCAAAGCGATCTCCCCTTTCTCTAA
- the LOC101502622 gene encoding putative respiratory burst oxidase homolog protein H isoform X2, with the protein MSSENESSKWILESIEIVPIVDIPQKDEIKVSNNEAFLNSNNNNDSKVRNRNNNINNGSKMLRTESGAARGLKGLRFLDRTVTGKEGDAWRSIEKRFNQNALDGKLSKDKFGACIGMGADSKDFAGELYEALARRRNICAKSGITLNEVRVFWEDMTTKDLESRLQVFFDMCDKNGDGRLSEEEVKEVIVLSASANKLGNLKQHAAGYASLIMEELDPDHNGYIEMWQLETLLKEMVSAEDGTAKLSNKSQNLTRAMIPCNYRTPIRKFLSTTSEFIYDKWKKIWIIKLWLVINLVLFIWKFLQYKEKAAYQVMGSCLCFAKGAAETLKFNMALIVLTMCRRTLTKLRGTFLSQIIPFDDNINFHKIIAVGVVIGTLIHVGVHVTCDFPRIIACPNEKFMKILGPGFDYKHPNYMNLVESIPGITGIFMVLIMAFTFTLATHHFRKSVVKLPSPLHGLAGFNSFWYAHHLLILVYILLIIHGYFLFLNKEWKKKTTWMYLVVPLVLYAFERIHPFFKGKDHRVSVIKAIIYTGNVLALYMTKPSGFKYKSGMYLFVKCPDISSFEWHPFSITSAPGDEYLSVHIRTLGDWTTELRNTFAKACEPQSAQPRGTLMRMETRANASFDHSRPRYPKILIKGPYGAPAQSYKHYDVLLLIGLGIGATPMISILKDILNHMKKGSPPQASFEKDSFNSNRSDEDKKGPERAYFYWVTREQASFEWFKGVMDDIAEYDRDGVIEMHNYLTSVYEEGDARSALIAMVQKLQHAKNGVDVVSESRIRTHFARPNWKKVFSDLATTHQSSRIGVFYCGSPTLTKTLKDLCQDFSLNSSTRFQFHKENF; encoded by the exons ATGTCATCAGAAAATGAATCATCAAAATGGATTCTTGAGAGCATTGAGATTGTTCCTATTGTGGATATTCCACAAAAGGATGAAATAAAAGTTTCTAACAATGAAGCTTTTTtgaatagtaataataataatgacagCAAAGTGAGGAATAGgaacaataatattaataatggtaGCAAAATGTTGAGGACGGAATCAGGTGCTGCAAGAGGGCTTAAGGGTTTACGGTTTCTTGATAGAACGGTTACAGGGAAAGAAGGTGATGCATGGAGGTCTATTGAGAAACGTTTTAATCAAAATGCTCTTGATGGAAAGTTATCAAAAGACAAATTTGGAGCATGCATTg GTATGGGAGCAGATTCAAAGGATTTTGCTGGTGAACTTTATGAGGCATTGGCAAGGAGAAGGAATATATGTGCAAAAAGTGGAATAACTTTGAATGAAGTTAGAGTTTTTTGGGAGGATATGACTACTAAAGATCTTGAATCAAGACTTCAAGTGTTCTTTGACAT GTGTGACAAGAATGGAGATGGTAGGTTATCAGAAGAGGAGGTTAAGGAG GTTATAGTGTTGAGTGCTTCTGCAAATAAATTGGGAAATCTCAAACAGCATGCTGCTGGATATGCATCTTTGATCATGGAAGAGCTTGATCCTGATCATAATGGATATATAGAG ATGTGGCAGCTTGAAACTCTACTGAAGGAAATGGTTAGTGCTGAAGATGGCACTGCAAAACTTAGTAATAAATCCCAAAATTTAACTAGAGCTATGATTCCATGCAACTATAGAACTCCAATTAGAAAATTCCTCTCAACAACCTCAGaatttatatatgataaatggaaaaaaatatGGATAATCAAACTTTGGCTAGTCATAAACTTGGTGCTTTTCATTTGGAAGTTTCTCCAATACAAAGAAAAAGCAGCGTATCAAGTAATGGGTTCATGTCTCTGCTTTGCAAAAGGTGCTGCTGAGACTCTCAAGTTCAACATGGCTCTCATAGTCCTAACAATGTGTAGAAGAACACTCACAAAGCTTAGAGGAACATTTCTTAGTCAAATAATCCCTTTTGATGATAACATAAACTTTCACAAGATCATTGCAGTTGGTGTAGTTATAGGGACTTTAATCCATGTTGGAGTCCATGTGACATGTGATTTTCCAAGAATAATAGCTTGTCCaaatgagaaattcatgaaaatACTCGGGCCAGGTTTCGATTATAAGCATCCTAATTACATGAACCTTGTTGAAAGTATTCCTGGTATAACTGGAATTTTTATGGTCTTGATTATGGCTTTTACCTTCACTCTTGCAACACATCACTTCAGAAAAAGTGTTGTTAAGTTGCCTTCGCCGTTGCATGGTTTGGCTGGCTTTAATTCCTTTTGGTATGCTCATCATTTGCTTATTCTGGTTTACATACTCTTGATCATACATGGCTACTTTCTATTTCTCAACAAGGAATGGAAAAAAAAGACG ACTTGGATGTACCTTGTAGTTCCATTAGTACTCTACGCATTCGAGAGAATTCATCCATTTTTTAAGGGTAAAGATCACCGCGTAAGTGTCATCAAG GCAATAATATACACAGGAAATGTTCTAGCACTATACATGACAAAGCCATCAGGATTTAAGTATAAAAGTGGAATGTATCTTTTTGTCAAGTGTCCAGATATATCTAGTTTTGAATG GCATCCTTTTTCCATCACCTCTGCACCTGGAGATGAATATTTGAGTGTTCATATAAGAACATTGGGAGATTGGACTACAGAACTTAGAAACACATTTGCAAAG GCTTGTGAGCCTCAAAGTGCACAACCAAGGGGAACCCTTATGAGGATGGAAACTAGAGCAAATGCAAGCTTTGATCATTCAAGACCAAg ATATCCAAAGATCCTGATCAAAGGACCCTATGGAGCACCAGCACAAAGCTATAAGCATTATGACGTCCTCTTGCTTATAGGTCTAGGAATTGGTGCCACACCAATGATTAGTATTTTGAAAGATATCTTGAACCATATGAAGAAGGGAAGTCCTCCACAA GCAAGTTTTGAGAAGGACTCATTCAATAGCAATCGCTCAGATGAAGATAAGAAAGGTCCTGAAAGAGCATACTTTTATTGGGTAACAAGGGAGCAAGCTTCATTTGAATGGTTCAAAGGTGTCATGGATGATATTGCAGAATATGACCGTGAT GGTGTCATAGAAATGCACAACTATTTGACTAGTGTCTATGAGGAAGGAGATGCAAGGTCTGCACTTATTGCCATGGTTCAGAAGCTACAACATGCAAAAAATGGAGTTGATGTAGTTTCAGAAAGCAGG ATAAGAACTCATTTTGCAAGACCAAATTGGAAAAAAGTCTTCTCTGATTTAGCTACAACACATCAAAGTTCACGTATAG GTGTATTTTACTGTGGAAGTCCTACTCTTACAAAAACATTGAAGGATCTTTGTCAAGATTTCAGCCTAAATTCATCTACACGCTTTCAGTTTCACAAAGAGAATTTCTAA
- the LOC101502622 gene encoding putative respiratory burst oxidase homolog protein H isoform X1, with protein sequence MSSENESSKWILESIEIVPIVDIPQKDEIKVSNNEAFLNSNNNNDSKVRNRNNNINNGSKMLRTESGAARGLKGLRFLDRTVTGKEGDAWRSIEKRFNQNALDGKLSKDKFGACIGMGADSKDFAGELYEALARRRNICAKSGITLNEVRVFWEDMTTKDLESRLQVFFDMCDKNGDGRLSEEEVKEVIVLSASANKLGNLKQHAAGYASLIMEELDPDHNGYIEMWQLETLLKEMVSAEDGTAKLSNKSQNLTRAMIPCNYRTPIRKFLSTTSEFIYDKWKKIWIIKLWLVINLVLFIWKFLQYKEKAAYQVMGSCLCFAKGAAETLKFNMALIVLTMCRRTLTKLRGTFLSQIIPFDDNINFHKIIAVGVVIGTLIHVGVHVTCDFPRIIACPNEKFMKILGPGFDYKHPNYMNLVESIPGITGIFMVLIMAFTFTLATHHFRKSVVKLPSPLHGLAGFNSFWYAHHLLILVYILLIIHGYFLFLNKEWKKKTTWMYLVVPLVLYAFERIHPFFKGKDHRVSVIKAIIYTGNVLALYMTKPSGFKYKSGMYLFVKCPDISSFEWHPFSITSAPGDEYLSVHIRTLGDWTTELRNTFAKACEPQSAQPRGTLMRMETRANASFDHSRPRYPKILIKGPYGAPAQSYKHYDVLLLIGLGIGATPMISILKDILNHMKKGSPPQQASFEKDSFNSNRSDEDKKGPERAYFYWVTREQASFEWFKGVMDDIAEYDRDGVIEMHNYLTSVYEEGDARSALIAMVQKLQHAKNGVDVVSESRIRTHFARPNWKKVFSDLATTHQSSRIGVFYCGSPTLTKTLKDLCQDFSLNSSTRFQFHKENF encoded by the exons ATGTCATCAGAAAATGAATCATCAAAATGGATTCTTGAGAGCATTGAGATTGTTCCTATTGTGGATATTCCACAAAAGGATGAAATAAAAGTTTCTAACAATGAAGCTTTTTtgaatagtaataataataatgacagCAAAGTGAGGAATAGgaacaataatattaataatggtaGCAAAATGTTGAGGACGGAATCAGGTGCTGCAAGAGGGCTTAAGGGTTTACGGTTTCTTGATAGAACGGTTACAGGGAAAGAAGGTGATGCATGGAGGTCTATTGAGAAACGTTTTAATCAAAATGCTCTTGATGGAAAGTTATCAAAAGACAAATTTGGAGCATGCATTg GTATGGGAGCAGATTCAAAGGATTTTGCTGGTGAACTTTATGAGGCATTGGCAAGGAGAAGGAATATATGTGCAAAAAGTGGAATAACTTTGAATGAAGTTAGAGTTTTTTGGGAGGATATGACTACTAAAGATCTTGAATCAAGACTTCAAGTGTTCTTTGACAT GTGTGACAAGAATGGAGATGGTAGGTTATCAGAAGAGGAGGTTAAGGAG GTTATAGTGTTGAGTGCTTCTGCAAATAAATTGGGAAATCTCAAACAGCATGCTGCTGGATATGCATCTTTGATCATGGAAGAGCTTGATCCTGATCATAATGGATATATAGAG ATGTGGCAGCTTGAAACTCTACTGAAGGAAATGGTTAGTGCTGAAGATGGCACTGCAAAACTTAGTAATAAATCCCAAAATTTAACTAGAGCTATGATTCCATGCAACTATAGAACTCCAATTAGAAAATTCCTCTCAACAACCTCAGaatttatatatgataaatggaaaaaaatatGGATAATCAAACTTTGGCTAGTCATAAACTTGGTGCTTTTCATTTGGAAGTTTCTCCAATACAAAGAAAAAGCAGCGTATCAAGTAATGGGTTCATGTCTCTGCTTTGCAAAAGGTGCTGCTGAGACTCTCAAGTTCAACATGGCTCTCATAGTCCTAACAATGTGTAGAAGAACACTCACAAAGCTTAGAGGAACATTTCTTAGTCAAATAATCCCTTTTGATGATAACATAAACTTTCACAAGATCATTGCAGTTGGTGTAGTTATAGGGACTTTAATCCATGTTGGAGTCCATGTGACATGTGATTTTCCAAGAATAATAGCTTGTCCaaatgagaaattcatgaaaatACTCGGGCCAGGTTTCGATTATAAGCATCCTAATTACATGAACCTTGTTGAAAGTATTCCTGGTATAACTGGAATTTTTATGGTCTTGATTATGGCTTTTACCTTCACTCTTGCAACACATCACTTCAGAAAAAGTGTTGTTAAGTTGCCTTCGCCGTTGCATGGTTTGGCTGGCTTTAATTCCTTTTGGTATGCTCATCATTTGCTTATTCTGGTTTACATACTCTTGATCATACATGGCTACTTTCTATTTCTCAACAAGGAATGGAAAAAAAAGACG ACTTGGATGTACCTTGTAGTTCCATTAGTACTCTACGCATTCGAGAGAATTCATCCATTTTTTAAGGGTAAAGATCACCGCGTAAGTGTCATCAAG GCAATAATATACACAGGAAATGTTCTAGCACTATACATGACAAAGCCATCAGGATTTAAGTATAAAAGTGGAATGTATCTTTTTGTCAAGTGTCCAGATATATCTAGTTTTGAATG GCATCCTTTTTCCATCACCTCTGCACCTGGAGATGAATATTTGAGTGTTCATATAAGAACATTGGGAGATTGGACTACAGAACTTAGAAACACATTTGCAAAG GCTTGTGAGCCTCAAAGTGCACAACCAAGGGGAACCCTTATGAGGATGGAAACTAGAGCAAATGCAAGCTTTGATCATTCAAGACCAAg ATATCCAAAGATCCTGATCAAAGGACCCTATGGAGCACCAGCACAAAGCTATAAGCATTATGACGTCCTCTTGCTTATAGGTCTAGGAATTGGTGCCACACCAATGATTAGTATTTTGAAAGATATCTTGAACCATATGAAGAAGGGAAGTCCTCCACAA CAGGCAAGTTTTGAGAAGGACTCATTCAATAGCAATCGCTCAGATGAAGATAAGAAAGGTCCTGAAAGAGCATACTTTTATTGGGTAACAAGGGAGCAAGCTTCATTTGAATGGTTCAAAGGTGTCATGGATGATATTGCAGAATATGACCGTGAT GGTGTCATAGAAATGCACAACTATTTGACTAGTGTCTATGAGGAAGGAGATGCAAGGTCTGCACTTATTGCCATGGTTCAGAAGCTACAACATGCAAAAAATGGAGTTGATGTAGTTTCAGAAAGCAGG ATAAGAACTCATTTTGCAAGACCAAATTGGAAAAAAGTCTTCTCTGATTTAGCTACAACACATCAAAGTTCACGTATAG GTGTATTTTACTGTGGAAGTCCTACTCTTACAAAAACATTGAAGGATCTTTGTCAAGATTTCAGCCTAAATTCATCTACACGCTTTCAGTTTCACAAAGAGAATTTCTAA